From Vibrio crassostreae, one genomic window encodes:
- the neuC gene encoding UDP-N-acetylglucosamine 2-epimerase, with protein sequence MQTHKKVAVFTGTRAEYGLLFWLLKDIQSDPDLTLQLLVSGMHLSPEFGDTYKQIEKDGFQIDEKIEILLSSDSPVGTAKSMGLGVLGFADALSRLAPDVLVILGDRFEALAAAQTAMILRIPIIHLHGGEITEGAYDDAIRHAITKLSYLHGTSTDEYRNRVIQLGESPERVKNVGAIGLDHLNRGSFMTISELSESLNFDLTGPYFVVTYHPVTLGDESPEDSFQALLDALDEYPNHQIILTYPNADDGGRRIIPMLEAYAAKQPSRVLAIPSLGQIRYLSSVKHAAAVIGNSSSGIIEVPAFDVPTVNIGSRQKGRLAAKSVLNCEPSLASITEAISDAVKRNYKLDGETIINPYGQGNTSAQVIEMLKSFRFERSKAFHDLTLDNV encoded by the coding sequence ACAGTTGCTCGTTTCTGGTATGCACCTATCTCCAGAATTTGGTGATACTTATAAGCAAATAGAGAAAGATGGCTTCCAGATCGACGAGAAAATAGAGATTTTGCTGTCTTCTGACTCGCCGGTAGGAACGGCAAAAAGTATGGGATTGGGCGTTCTAGGTTTTGCTGATGCATTATCACGATTAGCACCCGATGTCCTTGTCATTCTTGGAGATCGTTTTGAAGCTCTAGCTGCAGCGCAAACTGCCATGATACTCCGTATTCCAATTATACATTTGCATGGTGGGGAAATAACCGAAGGTGCTTACGATGATGCGATCCGTCATGCTATTACCAAATTGAGCTACCTGCATGGCACGTCAACAGACGAATATCGAAATCGAGTCATTCAATTAGGTGAATCGCCAGAACGAGTAAAAAACGTTGGTGCGATTGGCTTAGATCACTTGAATAGAGGCTCTTTTATGACGATTTCAGAGTTGAGTGAATCACTGAACTTTGATCTTACAGGTCCTTATTTTGTAGTCACCTACCATCCTGTCACTCTCGGAGATGAATCCCCAGAGGATAGCTTTCAAGCTCTGTTAGACGCACTAGATGAATACCCGAATCACCAAATTATACTGACTTATCCCAATGCGGATGATGGCGGGCGTCGAATCATTCCGATGTTAGAGGCTTATGCAGCGAAACAACCAAGCCGCGTGCTAGCAATCCCCTCTCTCGGGCAAATACGCTATTTAAGTTCAGTCAAGCACGCTGCTGCAGTCATTGGAAACTCGTCGAGTGGTATTATTGAAGTTCCGGCTTTTGATGTTCCAACGGTCAATATTGGTTCAAGACAAAAAGGGCGCCTAGCGGCCAAAAGTGTGCTGAATTGCGAACCCAGTTTGGCATCTATCACAGAGGCAATTAGTGATGCTGTGAAGCGAAATTACAAGCTAGATGGTGAAACGATCATCAATCCTTATGGGCAAGGTAACACGAGTGCTCAGGTTATAGAAATGCTTAAATCCTTTCGTTTTGAACGCAGCAAAGCGTTCCATGACCTCACACTAGATAATGTATAA
- the neuB gene encoding N-acetylneuraminate synthase, with translation MTLIIAEAGVNHNGNDKLAFELVEAAYQAGADIVKFQTFKAKNLVTESAKKADYQVANTQKQESQLAMLSRLELSYEVHHQLVAHCNKLGIEFLSTAFDSESLDFLVNELGLKRLKIPSGEITNAPLVLEHARTGCDLIVSTGMATLAEVESVLGVIAFGYLTDDDKQPSILAFQQAYASNEGQRLLKEKVTILHCTTEYPAPMEEINLKAMDTLGLAFDLASGYSDHSEGITIPIAAVARGAVLIEKHFTLDKTMEGPDHKASLEPGELKAMIDAIRQVEVALGTNVKSPTVSEVKNKAVARKSLVAAKPISVGETFNMENLVIKRPGSGMSPYKLWELLGKTASKPYQAGDLIVE, from the coding sequence ATGACATTAATAATTGCTGAAGCAGGTGTTAACCATAATGGGAATGATAAGCTCGCCTTTGAATTAGTGGAAGCTGCTTATCAAGCAGGTGCTGACATTGTTAAGTTTCAAACCTTTAAAGCGAAGAACTTGGTCACAGAGTCGGCAAAGAAAGCTGACTATCAAGTAGCGAACACACAAAAGCAAGAATCTCAGTTGGCTATGCTAAGTCGCCTAGAATTATCGTATGAAGTACACCATCAACTGGTTGCCCACTGCAATAAACTTGGGATTGAATTCCTCTCTACTGCTTTTGATTCTGAAAGCTTAGATTTTTTGGTGAACGAACTCGGTCTCAAGCGATTAAAGATCCCCTCAGGTGAGATCACAAACGCGCCTCTTGTTTTAGAGCATGCACGTACTGGTTGTGATCTTATTGTTTCTACAGGTATGGCTACATTGGCAGAAGTTGAGTCCGTACTTGGGGTTATAGCATTCGGTTATCTTACTGACGATGACAAACAACCCAGTATTCTGGCTTTCCAACAAGCTTATGCCTCGAATGAAGGGCAGAGGTTGCTTAAAGAAAAAGTGACTATCTTACATTGTACAACTGAATATCCAGCGCCAATGGAAGAAATTAATCTGAAAGCAATGGACACACTAGGCCTAGCATTTGATTTAGCGTCAGGCTATTCAGATCACAGTGAGGGAATAACTATTCCAATCGCTGCTGTAGCGCGTGGGGCAGTATTAATCGAAAAACATTTTACCCTTGATAAAACCATGGAAGGGCCAGACCACAAAGCTTCTTTGGAACCAGGTGAACTCAAAGCTATGATCGATGCTATTCGCCAGGTTGAAGTCGCGCTTGGTACTAATGTTAAGAGCCCCACGGTTTCTGAGGTTAAAAACAAGGCAGTAGCTCGTAAAAGCTTAGTCGCAGCAAAACCAATCTCTGTTGGGGAAACCTTTAACATGGAAAATTTAGTGATAAAGCGCCCGGGCTCAGGTATGTCCCCTTATAAGTTGTGGGAGCTTTTGGGAAAAACAGCAAGTAAGCCATATCAAGCAGGGGATCTAATCGTTGAGTAA